In the genome of Hyphobacterium sp. CCMP332, one region contains:
- a CDS encoding Ezrin/radixin/moesin family protein, translated as MRVLFIVFALLFSTLYVSAQEELSPKELKKLMKEWKKKKKRMGPDEFKELVESNEKMKSQITMMRADLEDAQNQLEAKNDEISDLKSKNKSLQARITQMQNEKPKSVPGFAVGNPNEGIVFKVQIGAFKNKDLSKFIDNNPNFSGDEDGGMKKYSIGIFRDYWEADAFKKYLREMGVKDAWIVSYKDGQRVDIKDVLEGVVEN; from the coding sequence ATGAGAGTATTATTTATCGTGTTTGCCCTACTTTTTTCTACCCTTTATGTAAGCGCTCAGGAGGAATTGAGCCCTAAAGAATTAAAAAAACTCATGAAGGAGTGGAAAAAGAAAAAGAAAAGGATGGGGCCTGATGAATTTAAGGAATTGGTTGAATCCAATGAAAAAATGAAATCTCAGATCACAATGATGAGAGCAGATCTTGAAGATGCTCAAAACCAATTGGAGGCAAAAAACGACGAAATTTCTGATCTGAAAAGCAAAAACAAATCGCTACAGGCCAGAATAACACAAATGCAGAATGAGAAACCAAAGAGCGTCCCCGGTTTTGCAGTAGGAAATCCCAATGAAGGTATCGTTTTCAAGGTACAAATTGGGGCCTTTAAAAATAAGGATCTGAGTAAATTTATTGACAATAACCCCAATTTTTCCGGCGATGAAGATGGGGGAATGAAGAAATATTCAATAGGCATTTTCCGCGATTACTGGGAAGCCGATGCATTTAAAAAATACTTGCGCGAAATGGGGGTCAAAGATGCCTGGATCGTGTCATACAAAGACGGACAAAGAGTAGACATAAAAGACGTGCTCGAAGGCGTAGTTGAAAATTAA